One segment of Choristoneura fumiferana chromosome 26, NRCan_CFum_1, whole genome shotgun sequence DNA contains the following:
- the LOC141443051 gene encoding putative inorganic phosphate cotransporter → MTIGYIARAHLGVSIVAMTYMERVKNMNSMVNSNVTINDTFKNVIETIRLNIINATDAVELRVNETSFEDEEPVKSIWNVFRTYDWSKPVQEMILGAFFVGYCLMMFPTGIACQRYGGKLPLQMCLLINGIISIATPTVAVWGGWKAVYGCRVLQGSTQAGLYPSAHSLLAKWVPISERATLSGYVYTGTLLGTVLAFQIAGLMASCAAGWPSTFWVTGGLCICAFTLLTIFGAASPADHKTISDAEKNFILGRIDDGKKKVIRFTKT, encoded by the exons ATGACTATAGGCTACATAGCCAGGGCACATTTAGGAGTATCAATTGTAGCAATGACTTACATGGAAAGAGTGAAAAACATGAATTCTATGGTCAATTCCAATGTTACAATTAATGATACATTCAAAAATGTTATTGAAACGATTAGATTAAATATCATTAATGCAACTGATGCAGTAGAACTTAGAGTAAATGAAACTAGTTTTGAAGATGAAGAGCCAGTAAAAAGTATTTGGAATGTATTTAGG ACATATGACTGGTCCAAACCAGTCCAGGAGATGATTCTGGGAGCATTCTTCGTCGGCTACTGCCTGATGATGTTCCCAACCGGCATAGCATGCCAACGGTACGGAGGGAAACTGCCGTTGCAGATGTGTTTATTAATAAACGGAATCATCTCTATTGCGACTCCAACAGTAGCTGTTTGG GGTGGTTGGAAAGCTGTGTACGGATGCCGCGTGCTGCAAGGCTCGACTCAAGCGGGGTTGTACCCGAGCGCTCACTCCTTGCTGGCTAAATGGGTCCCAATCAGCGAAAGAGCCACTCTGAGCGGCTACGTCTATACTG GTACCCTTCTAGGCACGGTGCTGGCATTTCAAATCGCAGGCTTAATGGCGTCTTGTGCCGCTGGCTGGCCTAGCACATTCTGGGTAACCGGCGGCCTTTGCATCTGCGCCTTTACGCTGCTCACAATATTCGGCGCTGCTAGCCCTGCTGATCATAAAACCATTAGCGACGCTGAAAAGAACTTTATCTTGGGACGAATAGACGATGGGAAGAAAAAGGTAATCAGATTTACAAAAACCTAa